DNA from Parasteatoda tepidariorum isolate YZ-2023 unplaced genomic scaffold, CAS_Ptep_4.0 HiC_scaffold_1507, whole genome shotgun sequence:
CTTCTCACTATCAAACGGATGTGCAACTTGGCTGCCCGAAAACGGATGAAGACAGTTAAACAGCTTACTTTAACTGACATGTTTAGCATGTAATAACTTTCATTTACTGCAAGATATGTACacattattcataaaaagatatctttccttaaaaatagttcttttccCTCATTTCCGTTATACATAcggtaattatttaaaataagcattttttaaaaaaatccaattatcCGAATTTTTGATTATCTGAATGGGGTCCTGTCCCAATTGATTCGGATAATTGGAGTTCTActgtacttgtacttttacttgtactttttactcgttactttttaaaatacgaactttttactttttactcgttacttttttaaaaaatacttgtacttttactcgttactttttaaaagtaacgttgccatatatgccCACCCTCACACtaaccgtagccagtgatgcttgacttctgtgaTCTCAAGCATATTCAGAGACATTATCACTTAGGGAGATGAGCatctaaaaacttcattttaacgaagaaaaatagatttcggcTGACTTTATTTTTCCTAGTGATAATCTATTCAAACTATTGGTGTTTGTATGGTAATCAATCactattcttagaaaaaaaaatgcgcaCTTTTTACACTAGTATATATATCCCAGAAAGCATGCAACCTTACGGCTACCCTTTTGTCAGGATTTTCTTCTTATTGTCGAACGAAagtgtttgtactaaaaacctttttttaataaggcaaaaatattgcagtttttaaacctttcatcctaaaaggattacaaattattttttaggacttttttttttttttaataagtgttgTTAAGTAAAATGGTCacttaggttcataatgacggTTTAACTGACGTCACACTAATGATAGGATCAAACTAAttctcctatactatcagagctgacctatcaaacaatattggagcaaaaaagtttgcaagttaacgttatgttagtattgtgcttatgttagctctttggagcaaaaatagatgatgagtcggcctgtctaattcagtgGCTCTAGATCAAACTGCATtgctcattaaaatttcatgacaaggtggattttagctggGCATGCAAgactttgtgaaaaaaaaggtttaagagtattttcaccttgagactagctttactgaaggattttttttacgctTGAAAACTaagtcaacctcgatttaaggtttttatatcgAAGGTTTTCAAAGGTTTTGGACTAGGGTAATGTGCTTAGAATAGAGCAGATATccacagatctcgttttaaggttagaagatTTACACGTAAGCCGCATAAccaacctttttaggtttacattaaaaagtttttgctgagtgaaaattaaaacatattttgctatttggaatttattttaaaaatcatataatgcAAAGTTGTTTAttcttagttgttttttttaatacaatttataaaaggtAAGATTCTCAAGGGCCCCCTGAGTGCCTGGGGCCCCTGGGCACTGCCCGGGTGTGCCCATGCGTAAAGACGGTACtgtgaacaaaaagtatacataagcctcataattttatgaaatttaattttgtaaacaacgttttttgacaacaatttttatcaaaaaatttcaagtttcaataaaaatcattatttagaaactaagaaacgtaaaataaagaatgctgacgaaacaaaaacaaaaaaaNTTGAAGCtgtaataattgtatattttgaaaacaaaatgttctgtgttttttttggaagaaatattgacgtttaagaaaaagaaaaaaaactatgatgaATGTTTACGAGGGTGAGCGAAGCGAGTAGATGGTTGAGCCTcctagtaatttaaataaagcgtGATTTGTATgcaattttatctcaaaatttaaattttaagccaggttttgtagttttaaagaagtttttgaaattgcttGCAAAAAATCGTATTGCGCTCACGAAAAAATAGTATTCAGAATtgcaacagaaatatttttatgttaaaatttttaagcattgcaTAAGTATTTTTGCGAGTCGCACCcctgagaaaatttttaaagcgcCCTTGAGAGACAATAGCtttaacagttattaaaaatctaattataagataaaaagttattctatGACNatggaactaaatgaaaacgtgataaattaatgtccgatgtttacaggctcccgctagacggcgtactcgagcgttgcgatcgcgaataaagATCTGGAAAACTATCACAAACACGTTCAACTCTATTTTTAATGtactactttttctaaaaaaaaaattaaaaaaacgtaaattattatttaagtataataaaaatttacactgTTTATTTCgtgtattcattttaaatctaatcacTTTGTAATGCTCTCTCATTTCGCTTTTATCTTGTTCGAGCAATTCTTATCAGTCcaggaaacatttattttgtttctgcaCCTCCTATTTGAAGTTCAGAGCTCGAGATCGGCATCAAAAATGTCTGTGAAAGGTAAAGTAGGAATTGTTGGAAGGTAGGGTTTTATTTTACATGGCTAATTTGTATTGcatcattaatgtttttaaacctaaaaaaaaacaaaaaaaaacataaattttattaattcaaattcccggttaaaatatctttcaattcagaagttttacaatgttttcttttcttggaCTGGAACAAATTTTCTATATGTTTGTAGATAAGATTTGTTTGTATTTGTTGATGAAAGTTTTCGAATTCTGTTTTTCGCGTTGTCTAAAGATGttctaaattatagtttaattaaattttcagtagtTCAGATGTGTCTTTAATTGttaatggaaaaaaacattctaaatatttataattaaaagcatcttctctttttgttttattccaaaaagtaaaaaagaaaattttaaaatgttgacgaacaatgcaaaatatcaacaattatcaaaaattaacattacatgagattttaagaaataaatgttcaaaaaaacttttgctaaatgcaaattaattaattaatagggttaacacttttttcttcttattgcgGAAACATTATGCTTTTTATAGAATTGGCGTTCGACTTCAAAATAACATTATCAACTCCAACTAtacgtcagaaaaaaaaaattagaaaatttcccacaaaaagtaatttttctgatttaaattatgttttattattaattttaatgttagtaGGAAGTTTTGAGttgtaaaaattctttgattattaaaaaattctttgattattagtttttattagctACTTCACTAAACTTCACTAAAGTCAAAATCAATTCCTGCCTTTTTCTCAACGAATCATTCTCGAAAACTTAAATTCACTTTGATTTACAAATGACATTTATAATGCATTCAATTCttctaagtattatttttaaatgagacaCTGCTCGCCAAGggacttttttaattctttttgatcCTTATAACCcgtatacaaaatttgagagctacatttttatagaaaacacAAATGCagattcttcttcttcttttttttatttatttatttttttttattttttttttaaagaaagaaaatgaataatttcggAGAAGAAAATTCAACTTATAAGAAGCATTTATTATCGAAAAATCATAGAGATTAAGACTAAAAATCCCAATACAGTAGCCTATCTTTTGTCTTATTTATCGAATTTGTTCTTATCACAGAACatcattgttaaaaatgaattctttttattatcaagAGTTTAAGTAAGTGATCGCAACTGCAGTTGAAGAAAcataacaaagtaaataaatttattaaaaaatgatcttcTTTTCGAAGAAAAACTCATAAAAGTTGTTAGTaacgttttctaattttattatttagacctttttttccgggaattCGTTCATCGTTATTTAAAGCAAACGATCATAATTGCAATTTCAGGTAcacgtaaaataaataagctggATTGAATGAAtaagataacaatttttattacgtttttcttcaaattgctATTTGTAGCATTATTCCGCTCCGTTATTAATTCCCTCCATTATTTGAGTTTCCACTTAAGCTCAACTACTGAATGTACTTTTAAAGtgatttatatttacatattatgttagaatatttaagttcataaataCGCAAGTTTATGTTTTTGGATGTGTTTCTGTAATTACCTCGTCGTATTTAAAGCTGCAGTCTCCAAACGTATTAATATATCAGAACTCAACattcatcttaaaattaaaaattagaaaacgattCTTAAAATTCcattgtcaaaattattttcgtaaagAATCGTTCAGTCGAACTCGCTTATTAACGAACTCCAAGGGACCGCAATGTTTGTTTAAACAGTTTTCGTAAAACGAGTTccctgtttaaatttaattttactttacgaATATCCGACTCATTTTATTGGGTTTGTggttatcaatgttcaacttcatagccttgttattctttttaacaCAACCCAGAagactagccttcgtggaggacttttcgatggaaccaCTCATTTCATTTGCGTTACtttgagaggaaaaccacaaagaACTCCCACATTTAGCTCGATAGTCAGGGCactctaaccaatgatctgTCTAaagctgaggatattttacgtcagtactgctGTCGGTGCAAGCAGGGAACAGAATTCGTTTCGACCTGAAAAcgcagggattcgaaccagtCTCTATAGTTTGGTGTTGGCTCTATAGCCCTGTTTGATTGCCGGTAGAAACTTGagagtattttgaaaaaaaaaatcttttcattagACACTCTTTTCTTTAGCAATCAAATAGGTTTTGCAGAGCATTTTTCCTCAATAGTGATTTTCAGATCTTAATagcgttttttgttttttactcatCCAATCATTAATTTGCATCTACAACTGTGTACTTTTAACAAGGAGTCTAAAAATATGTACTAAGGATTATAGGTACTAAAGTACCTAAGGATAAAGTATAAAGACGCAATTGATTTATTGTTAGTTCGAAGTGGTTTTTTGGTTAGTGGTAAAATaacttcgttaaaaaaaagtatacggTTGTCAGAAAAATGCTGTATGACTGGCAAAGCATGCGTTGATTAAGACATCACAAAAACGTCGattctttctattttgaattgaagtgctaattgaattaaattaattggaaTCAATTGTGCCTCCATTGAAATGTTAAACGCATTTTACTGATTAATTTCACGTTCAATCGCCATTATTTAAGATGACTACTGACTAACTTACTGATTCATTTATTCACTTCCTTTTAATCCTGAGTTCCTTTCATTTACTTATGAACTCTTATCACTTAATCAGTCACTTAactgaaaagaattaaatgatGCTCATTCAGTCAATagaagtcccgcagtggactgatcgtaaagacacggtgcTCAGTAAAACATGGAACAcaagtatcactggctgcggtcagtacaCGGGTAAGAGACCACTATGACCCGCCTGCGTAGGCACCGAGGGTGCGCGCTATCGGTCCTCNgatcaaaattgcgatggcatgtcttcggatcatcctcaggaatgtttcccagaccgtcgccaatagcccattatacagctctagtgcgacgtaaataaagtacctatccACCTACCTACCAGTCAGTAGAAATtagttaaaacatattttaacaattgtgcttgttttctgtataatattgtttgtgactgcataatttttcaatactaatagtgaattctttcttttaccaaatttaaagtGGCTTTATTGGACGAGGATGGGCGATGCTTTTCGCGAGCACCGGATATTCCGTTGGTATATATGATGTTGAATCTTTCAAAGTTGATGAAGCACTCgcagatattaaaattcaattacagAAATTGAAGGAATTGGGCTACTTGAGAGGAAAGCTATCAGAGACAGAACAGTTCAATCTGATACACAAATGCAACACCTTGGAGGAatgtgtttctggttctatacATGTTCAAGTGAGTATTATCCCAGATAGCAAAACAAGGTTTATTTCAACTCAGcgaaaaccttttaatgtaaacctaaaatgATTTGTTATGCGGTTTAGGTATAAACCTTccaaccttaaaacgagatctgttgcaatctgctctattctacgcacattaccctaatccaaaaccttggagaacaaccttctatataaaaacctgAAATCGTTGGATTGTTATGggaataaggtttattttaactcggcgaaaaccttttaatgtaaacctaaaaagttttgttatgcagtttacgtgtaaaccttctaaccttaaaacgagatctactacaatctgctctattctacgcacattacctTAATTCAAAACCTTGaaaaacaaccttctatataaaaaccttaaatcgaggttgacttagggttttcaagcgtgaaaaaatcttttaatgaagCTAGTCtaaaggtgaaaataatcttaaatctaggtaattatgaggtttcttttcgcaaaatcttgtatgctcagctgaaatccaccttgtcatgacattttaatggacaatgcaatttgatcctatcgctagtgtgacgtcatttaaaacgtcattatggacctaagtgaccattttacctaagtgacaataaaaagaaaattctgacacTAGTAGGTTGTCGTAGTAAGATTTCATGCTTTCTGGGATAGCAacacagctttttttttcataaatttttccaaaacccACCCGGATATTGTCTTTCGCCATTCGGGTATCAAAAGGACAAATTTGTTGATCACTCTCGTTAGGTGGGCCAACATTGCTTCTATAGTAGGAAGGATAGATAGtacagaaaagaaaaggaaagaacatccataccTAATCTGGGATACGAACCCGGGACTTGAAGTCAGCTCACTGACCACCATACTCTCCGGTTGGGTATAACAAcacagaaaaatgaataaaagattaaaaatatactgttttttaattatagcatGGCAATTAAAGTGCGAAAATTAATACTCATATGCCAACGTTCTTATCTTGttcacattatattttataaccgtcgttgaacagccaacccagtTTTGAgttgactactaatgttcaactccgtagccttgtaatttcgaaccaatccagaagactaggaaactcctggatcagtacccccagaggtttgatttgttatgggaacatgaggACTTTCTGACTCAACAGATGAACCGGACGTTGACTCCTCGTGTAGGAAATGGTGACCGATATACGTTAAATCCgttgagtcacaaagtcctgaatattcccataacaaatcatacctctgcgggtactgatccaggagtttcctcgtcttctggatgggatttaaaattgcaaggctacggagctgaacattaatagtcgtaaactcaaaattgggttggctgttcaacgacggttataaaataaaaaggtatggttttacaatttaaagaattcaaatacTGGCATAACTCATAGTTTGGCAATTTTTCAACGAATCTTTAAGTGTTTACCATACATATTATACAACTGCATGCATTTAggcaaaatactaatttttattgctcaaatattcaaaattatcacGGCCGACATTGAACATTGAGCATAGAGGAATTTTTCTGAACAACTCCCTCATTGACATCACTTTTATGAATGTTTGTGGAATTTAACTAGGGCTTGCATTTTGTAACAACAGTAGAGTTAATTAagaggaagattttttttcttcaggtccataacacattaaaagaaatgcacttaaaataaaactctaattttcGTAGCCAATAACGCACAGAAAAACATatctaatttgatttaaatgctCAAATGGAATCacaataagcaatttttatttgttggatACCCATAAAATAAATGGTACTTATCCGTTTACTGCTCACCAAACGAAGTtcagttttgaagttttttaccCAGCTTTCCTCATTAGTGATTTGATAGATTTAGCAAgagtttttgctttttcttcacCCAAACATTAATTTACGACCCTCAAAATGTAttgcttttttttgcattatttttgacaaggatctttcaaaaatatatattaagagtgACCATTACAGAACACTCTCTATATTTATATACGGATAATACAGATTATAATAGTGAGTATATATTTGCTCCAACTTATAGATTAACTTCGTTTTTAACCTATAGGTCCTGACCAAAGATTAGGTCCAGAATTTTTGGCATTGAGTGGCAaaccttgaaaattttattttttaataaagttataatcttttattttataataaactttttgtttccTGAAAGTCAATTTGGTGAGCTTTTGGGTTAGAGTGACAACCAAACCCTTCCCTAAAGGTGACATTTGTACATTAAACTGTTCCTTAGCGTTATTTTCAATTAGTTAGGTACTTTACAAGTTTCTGAgaacttttctttatataaaagcaCAATACACATAAACAACTTATTTATGACGTTATGACGTCTTCTTTATTGAAAACGCTtttatgaacaatttaaaatatgtcgtaTCAATATATTGCCCCCAAGTCATTCAATTAATATGAGCTATATATCATATGGACGCGATACATATCTCATATTAatatatcgctggttcaaaactaaaacgacacatcTGCAAACGTGTAATGCCTACAgatgtgtcgttttagttttgaagcaGTGATATATATAGGTTAGATTTTAAACATCTATGAATTAGAAAAATGTCCTTGTTCTTAGTTAATATTCTCATCAGTATagctttcacaaaaaaaaaaaaaaaaaaaaaaaatctaaaatgcctattgttttttttccctcaatgATTTATTAGAATTTGCGATGGAGAATTccttaaaactttgttttatttacagtttttttaatttataaaattttaatttcgtgtTTATTTTACAGGAATGTGTGTTTGAAAATGTggagttaaaaaagaaagtttttaaggaCATGGATAagtatgtttcaaaaaatggcGTACTATGTAGTTCAACGAGTTGTTTCCCGGCTTCTTCATTTACGGATGAGTTAGTGCATCGATCACAAGTAGTAGTTGGACATCcagtaagctttttttttgaccgttcgtaatttaaaattaaatagtgctTAAGTTTCGGTGGATTTTATTGTCCAGTATCGAGAACGAACAAATGCaccaaaagaatattttagattttaacatTTCTAGTGGGAGGAGAAATGAGCAGATAAAGAATGCCGATTTTACAAACACTTGAACAACAGAAAAcagcattaaattattcaaaaaaggaGTACTGGAAATGTTTTTGTATgtggttattatttattagacaTAAATGATTAAGAATGCATAGGTTCCCTACAGTTTAACATTAGGAGACAATATCTAGAAAAtggacaaaaaatatataaataagtatcATAGACAATTAGGGTGGTATAACTTAGATATTGAGTTAGAACTCAGAGTTTTCTCatcctttaatattaaaagacggcattaataataaattagacaaaaaatatttgaattggtACTGGAGAGGTTTTCGCTGGTTTTACTCAGTAAAGCATAAAACATGAATAAAgctcaaatgaaaaaatattattttaattgtttttttgctttagtctaCATAGCACAAAGTATACTCAATCCTTTGTCGGATATTAGATTATAATCACTTGTGTATGTGGGACGTTTCGGTCCCGCCTATGATggttatttattctatttggcAGGatctttcaaattatgtaaaatgcaAGGCCGTAACCCAATCAGAGTTGAGATCCATAGCGTGAGTCATTTTAGATTCTCTATTCGTTTTTTCTGACACAATACCAATACAGATCAGCAGTTTTTGAAACATAGTTGAATATTTCAGGCACACAATTAAGATTAACTTAATAGATTAGAAAGTttgattattgttaaataaagttttaatctaaaattttaaactttcataatgatttttattttataatttatctaattttctctttaaaatttgtaaagaatatggttgtgtcttattattttttttaaatattgattgcgtattttatttccttaggAATGTGTATTTGAAGATttagaattgaagaaaaaagtttttaaagagaTGGACGAGTATGCCTCAAATGATGTTGTTTTAAGTAGCTCAACAAGCTGTTTTCCAGCTTCCTCATTTTCTGAAGGacttaaacataaatttcaagtCATTGTGGCTCAcccagtaatttttttatagttattttattttgatttttattgtttatgaaGTGCTATGTTTCTCTTTAggttttgattgattttattcaatttctttacTTACTATGTCAAGCATCACAAAAATGaactatgatttaaaaaatcaatcaaagacgagccgcgatggctcaggggataggagttcccttgttttctgtaTTGGGTtaattacaaggttacgaagTTGAatgttagtagtcgtaaacccataaaatttggtcggctgttcaacaatggttttaaaaatattttaaaaaatcaataaaaaaaaagaaagaaaaggaattaaaagtCTGCTGTTTGTTGCATTCTGTTTAGGAAaccacaattaattttaaatttcaaagatagTTATAAAACCTGCCAACAGATGGTGGTGCTAAT
Protein-coding regions in this window:
- the LOC122273100 gene encoding lambda-crystallin homolog (The sequence of the model RefSeq protein was modified relative to this genomic sequence to represent the inferred CDS: added 145 bases not found in genome assembly) produces the protein MLSHFAFILFEQFLSVQETFILFLHLLFEVQSSRSASKMSVKGKVGIVGSGFIGRGWAMLFASTGYSVGIYDVESFKVDEALADIKIQLQKLKELGYLRGKLSETEQFNLIHKCNTLEECVSGSIHVQECVFENVELKKKVFKDMDKYVSKNGVLCSSTSCFPASSFTDELVHRSQVVVGHPVNPPYYVPLVEIVPAPWTDPDVVYKTKALMTEIGQKPVILKKEVPGFAVNRIQYALINECYRMFQNGIMSVEDIETAMCDGLGLRYAFVGALETCHLNAEGMLDYCNLYSEGI